A region of Mammaliicoccus sp. Dog046 DNA encodes the following proteins:
- a CDS encoding LLM class flavin-dependent oxidoreductase — MKLEIGLSSFAEITPIDGVERPYTAQERINQIVEEIKLADKVGLDIYGLGEHHREDYAVSDPVTVLAAAAPQTKNIRLSSAVTVLSSDDPVRVYQRFATLDALSNGRAEIMAGRGSFIESFPLFGYDLKDYDKLYEEKLDLLLAINEQTTVNWQGETRAAINGLEVFPRAVQEKLPIWLATGGNPESSMRAGKLGLPITYAIIGGAPSRFRRNVAMYKAVAESHGFDAATLPIATHSWGYVAETDEVAKQDYFPSSAYSINKLGQERGWPPYSLDKFEQEIVHGALFVGSPETVASKIIQLYEDLGINRFMLHLPVGSMPHEKVLKSIQLLGEKVKPIVDEYMKNKEEMK; from the coding sequence ATGAAACTAGAAATTGGATTGTCTTCATTTGCAGAAATAACACCTATTGATGGTGTTGAAAGACCTTATACTGCACAGGAAAGAATTAATCAAATTGTAGAAGAGATTAAATTGGCAGATAAAGTTGGTCTAGATATATATGGTTTAGGCGAACATCATAGAGAAGATTATGCAGTATCTGATCCTGTGACTGTATTAGCTGCAGCAGCACCGCAAACAAAAAACATCAGACTATCATCAGCTGTGACGGTGTTATCATCAGATGATCCAGTAAGAGTTTATCAAAGGTTTGCGACTTTAGATGCATTGAGCAATGGTAGAGCAGAAATTATGGCTGGTCGTGGCTCTTTTATAGAATCATTCCCATTGTTCGGTTATGATTTGAAAGATTATGACAAACTATACGAAGAAAAATTAGATCTGCTTCTCGCAATTAATGAACAAACGACAGTCAATTGGCAAGGAGAAACTAGAGCAGCGATTAATGGATTAGAAGTATTTCCGAGAGCTGTACAAGAAAAATTACCGATTTGGTTAGCTACAGGCGGTAATCCAGAATCATCGATGAGAGCAGGAAAATTGGGATTGCCAATTACTTATGCTATCATTGGTGGTGCGCCGAGTCGTTTTAGAAGAAATGTTGCAATGTATAAAGCAGTTGCAGAATCGCACGGCTTTGATGCAGCGACACTTCCAATTGCGACTCATTCATGGGGATATGTTGCTGAAACAGATGAAGTAGCAAAACAAGACTATTTTCCATCTAGTGCTTATTCTATTAATAAATTAGGACAAGAACGTGGATGGCCACCTTATTCATTAGATAAATTTGAACAAGAAATTGTTCATGGTGCATTGTTCGTAGGGAGTCCTGAAACAGTTGCATCTAAAATTATTCAATTATATGAAGACTTGGGTATTAATAGATTTATGTTACATTTACCAGTAGGTTCTATGCCGCATGAAAAAGTATTAAAATCAATTCAACTACTTGGTGAAAAAGTAAAACCAATTGTAGATGAATATATGAAAAACAAGGAGGAAATGAAGTAA